One region of Candidatus Saccharibacteria bacterium genomic DNA includes:
- the prfB gene encoding peptide chain release factor 2 yields MDELQRRAQELQASVAEAQDKIGFEQLSNRKQMVDEQTLEQNFWNDPTAAQKAMKEQASLDKRLRPWIELKQSVDDAIELLALHDSALETEVLQQVKMGEKTFLELKEELKFSGFYDDHDVIMSLHAGAGGADAQDWTGMLLRMYTRWAEQNSYSVSLLEEAPADEGGFKSATLEISGLFAFGKLKGEHGVHRLVRLSPFNAESRETSFAKVEILPKIDAPEDIEIDEKDLKIDVYRSGGHGGQSVNTTDSAVRVTHLPTGIVVAIQNERSQLQNRETAMTILRSRLAQLQLEQHAEKVGELKGPNEQAAWGNQIRSYVLHPYKQVKDLRTEYTSSDPEKVLGGELNPFITAYLEYSLGS; encoded by the coding sequence ATGGATGAGCTGCAGCGACGCGCACAAGAGCTCCAAGCATCTGTGGCAGAAGCGCAAGATAAGATTGGTTTCGAACAGCTAAGCAATCGAAAACAAATGGTAGACGAGCAAACTTTGGAACAGAATTTCTGGAATGATCCGACTGCTGCACAAAAAGCAATGAAAGAACAAGCTAGCCTAGACAAGCGATTACGCCCTTGGATAGAGCTGAAACAGTCAGTGGACGATGCCATTGAGCTCCTTGCTCTGCATGACAGTGCACTTGAAACAGAAGTATTGCAGCAAGTGAAAATGGGCGAAAAAACGTTTTTGGAGCTAAAGGAAGAGCTGAAATTTTCTGGTTTTTATGATGACCACGATGTTATCATGAGTCTTCATGCCGGAGCGGGCGGTGCGGACGCGCAGGACTGGACGGGCATGCTCTTACGCATGTACACGCGCTGGGCTGAACAAAATAGTTATTCAGTTTCACTGCTCGAAGAGGCTCCAGCTGACGAAGGCGGATTTAAGAGCGCAACACTGGAAATATCGGGGTTATTTGCCTTTGGTAAACTGAAAGGTGAGCATGGCGTCCACCGTCTCGTTCGGTTGAGTCCTTTTAACGCTGAAAGCAGGGAAACGAGCTTTGCTAAAGTTGAAATTTTACCTAAAATTGATGCACCAGAAGACATTGAGATAGACGAAAAAGATTTGAAGATTGATGTGTACAGAAGTGGTGGCCATGGTGGCCAAAGCGTGAACACAACTGACTCAGCCGTGCGCGTGACCCATCTACCTACCGGCATTGTTGTTGCCATACAGAACGAGCGTTCTCAGTTGCAAAACCGCGAAACCGCCATGACTATTTTGCGTTCTCGTCTAGCACAATTACAGCTTGAGCAACATGCCGAAAAGGTAGGTGAGCTAAAAGGCCCAAATGAGCAAGCGGCCTGGGGCAACCAAATCCGCAGCTACGTGCTTCACCCCTACAAACAAGTCAAAGATCTCCGCACTGAGTACACATCATCTGATCCTGAAAAAGTGCTTGGTGGAGAGCTTAATCCCTTTATTACTGCCTATCTTGAATATTCACTTGGTAGTTGA
- a CDS encoding insulinase family protein translates to MKHTVEEIILNNGAKGLLVHVPDATVLNVYINFRAGEYLVERDKWETPHLMEHILLGANDDYPRARDFQAEVEKNGAYSNASTDVYDIVYETECADFEWDRVYGLLVTAIEKPLFLQEEFDAEFGNVREELAARANNHYRQLGAESRKAYGLVSETDKARLELMDNVTLENVREHYRRTHTTDNMRFVVAGHIGKRRSAIMQTLEGIQLPRGERFIMPDEVVRTLQKPVCIPNETVDTLYFYIDTFMNRRLEERELDALGLVNALLTETLYSKILGTARERGLVYGMNSGFQQIKLSSNLWFGSQVSVANAPALFDIITEQLGNLFRGELAEADIAAAQAYAIGRYQRSAQTVASTAGGYTGRYFFDEYIDDYYAIPERIKAVTKQDIIDSTRAMFADGIGGLGIYGSATPELGETLNDQLRMLWQQGN, encoded by the coding sequence ATGAAGCATACTGTAGAAGAAATTATTCTGAACAACGGCGCAAAAGGTCTGCTTGTTCATGTTCCAGACGCGACAGTTTTAAATGTGTATATTAACTTTCGGGCCGGTGAATATCTGGTTGAGCGAGATAAATGGGAAACACCGCACCTCATGGAGCATATCTTGCTTGGTGCAAATGATGACTATCCGAGAGCTCGCGATTTTCAGGCTGAAGTTGAAAAAAATGGAGCATACAGCAACGCATCTACGGATGTGTATGACATTGTTTATGAAACAGAATGTGCGGATTTCGAATGGGACAGAGTGTATGGTCTGCTCGTTACTGCTATAGAAAAACCACTTTTTTTGCAGGAAGAATTTGATGCGGAGTTTGGTAACGTCCGGGAGGAATTAGCAGCTCGAGCAAATAACCATTATCGTCAGCTGGGTGCTGAAAGCCGCAAGGCCTACGGGTTAGTATCTGAAACGGATAAAGCGCGCCTTGAGCTGATGGACAATGTGACCCTTGAAAACGTCCGGGAGCATTATCGTCGCACTCATACAACAGATAACATGCGATTTGTAGTGGCTGGGCACATCGGAAAGCGCCGATCTGCAATTATGCAGACGCTAGAAGGCATACAGCTTCCGCGCGGTGAGCGTTTTATCATGCCTGATGAGGTAGTACGGACGCTTCAGAAACCAGTATGCATACCGAACGAAACGGTCGATACGCTCTATTTTTACATAGATACGTTTATGAACCGTCGGCTGGAGGAGCGAGAACTTGACGCGCTCGGTCTTGTGAATGCGCTTCTGACAGAGACACTTTATTCAAAGATTCTCGGAACAGCTCGCGAGCGTGGTCTGGTGTACGGAATGAATAGTGGTTTTCAACAGATTAAACTGAGCAGTAATTTGTGGTTTGGGAGTCAAGTATCGGTAGCAAACGCACCAGCACTGTTCGACATTATTACGGAGCAGCTCGGCAACCTTTTTCGTGGGGAGCTCGCAGAGGCAGATATTGCCGCCGCACAGGCTTATGCAATCGGACGTTACCAGAGGAGTGCGCAAACCGTTGCGAGTACGGCGGGTGGATACACGGGGCGCTATTTCTTCGACGAATACATTGATGACTACTATGCCATTCCCGAACGGATCAAGGCAGTAACAAAACAGGATATCATCGATAGCACACGGGCAATGTTTGCCGATGGTATTGGTGGGCTCGGAATATATGGCAGCGCCACACCTGAGTTAGGTGAAACTTTGAACGACCAGCTGCGAATGCTCTGGCAACAGGGAAATTAA
- the ftsE gene encoding cell division ATP-binding protein FtsE: MILLDRVTKTYGKTLGTALDRVSLHVEPKEFVIVVGQSGAGKSTLLKLLTREERPTSGKIIVGGIDYDKLPDKDIPLLRRKIGVVFQDFKLLPNRTVFENVAFALEIVGVSTKEINNTVPRVLDIVNLKDKAKRMPIELSGGERQRVAIARAIVRQPKILIADEPTGNLDPKHAWDVITILEKINRYGTTVLLTTHNQEIVNKLKRRVITIKNGQVVSDRANA, translated from the coding sequence ATGATTTTGTTGGATCGGGTTACGAAAACATATGGTAAAACGCTAGGGACTGCATTGGACCGAGTTAGTTTACATGTGGAGCCAAAAGAGTTTGTTATTGTGGTAGGTCAAAGTGGCGCAGGGAAGTCGACACTCTTAAAATTGTTGACACGCGAAGAACGACCTACGAGCGGCAAAATTATTGTCGGAGGCATAGACTATGACAAACTGCCCGATAAAGATATTCCACTGTTACGGCGTAAAATAGGCGTTGTTTTTCAGGATTTCAAGCTACTTCCCAACCGTACGGTGTTTGAAAATGTCGCTTTTGCACTTGAAATTGTCGGAGTGAGCACAAAAGAAATAAACAACACCGTGCCACGCGTACTAGATATTGTAAACCTAAAAGACAAAGCTAAGCGCATGCCCATAGAGCTTAGTGGTGGTGAACGCCAACGTGTCGCAATTGCTCGCGCTATTGTACGGCAGCCGAAGATTCTCATTGCCGATGAGCCGACAGGTAATCTTGACCCAAAACACGCCTGGGACGTTATTACAATCCTTGAAAAAATTAACCGCTACGGCACTACAGTGTTACTGACGACACATAACCAAGAAATTGTCAATAAGTTGAAGCGGCGAGTGATAACAATCAAAAATGGCCAGGTTGTGAGTGACCGTGCCAATGCATAG
- the raiA gene encoding ribosome-associated translation inhibitor RaiA — translation MIHTVSAEGFDLTPKLQKYTAGKVKDIQKYIPRKAREAAVLAIHFKEAKKGQEKTCTLALQLPHDTLAAKETTSHMYAAFDIAVVEIRRQLAEYKSKHSSYGLRHKFARRLKREKTAS, via the coding sequence ATGATCCATACCGTTAGCGCGGAAGGTTTCGACCTGACCCCAAAACTTCAAAAATATACCGCAGGTAAAGTGAAAGATATTCAAAAATACATTCCTAGAAAAGCACGGGAAGCTGCTGTTCTTGCTATACACTTTAAAGAAGCCAAGAAGGGTCAGGAAAAAACTTGTACACTGGCCCTACAGCTACCGCACGATACACTGGCGGCCAAAGAAACAACAAGTCATATGTATGCCGCGTTTGATATTGCAGTGGTTGAGATTCGACGTCAACTGGCGGAGTATAAAAGCAAACATAGCAGTTACGGTTTGCGACACAAATTTGCACGACGCTTGAAGCGCGAAAAAACTGCGAGCTAG
- the secA gene encoding preprotein translocase subunit SecA yields the protein MNRVLKRILGDPQAKTIKRLRKRVRVINDLAPKYKKMTDKQLREQTNKLRLRLKKESLDGILPDAFAVVREAATRALNQRHYDVQLIGGMVLHEGNVSEMKTGEGKTLVATAPMFLNAIGGKGAHLVTVNDYLAQRDAGWMGQVYYFLGLSTAVIMADHSYLYDPKFTNEEHEDERFRHLRPCTRQEAYAADITYGTNNEFGFDYLRDNMVRETDQLRQRELNYAIVDEVDSILIDEARTPLIISAPSVTPGNAYAQFSKTVRQLTPKHYEVDEKRKTVVLNDEGVDKIEKVLGIENLYGTDNIRTLYHLEQALRAQTLFKRDKDYVVTNDGEIVIVDEFTGRLLAGRRYNEGLHQAIEAKEGVEVQQESMTLATISFQNYFRLYDKLSGMTGTAMTESEEFHQIYKLDVVEIPSNRQIVRDDRSDRIYRNEAAKFKAIVAQVKELNKKGQPVLIGTASIEKNERLGGLLTKAGVPHQVLNAKNNEREAKIVAKAGEQGAVTLATNIAGRGTDIVLGKGVKKLGGLLVIGSERHESRRIDNQLRGRAGRQGDPGVTQFYVSTEDDLMRIFGAERIGRVLDRLKVDEDVPIENRMITRSLEAAQKKVEGFHFDQRKNVVQYDDVMNRHRKATYAMRKEILRADDISKRIKAYIDEEMSLLADSPLRATDEFEPAVRELLPLDDAALDRIFSKTQDTVKPVLLEEAKELYEGREAAFTTEVMRRVERDVYLQILDNLWMQHLENMDHLREGIGWMSVGQRDPLVEYRRRGQMIFEQMQFALRHEVVRAIFHAEPVEMSELEQPVETELTLAARGSISNAADILGDTEQFDEKDFTGEKKVSQVKSTAKDRAKANKRERQKKAKARKKK from the coding sequence ATGAACAGAGTTCTCAAACGTATTTTGGGTGACCCACAGGCAAAAACGATTAAGCGGCTGCGTAAGCGGGTGCGGGTCATTAACGATCTCGCGCCAAAATACAAAAAAATGACAGATAAGCAGCTGCGGGAGCAAACAAATAAGCTCCGTTTGCGGCTCAAGAAAGAGTCACTCGACGGTATATTACCAGACGCTTTTGCGGTTGTGCGTGAGGCAGCAACTAGAGCTTTGAACCAACGCCACTACGATGTTCAGCTTATTGGTGGCATGGTGCTCCACGAGGGCAATGTTAGTGAAATGAAAACTGGTGAAGGCAAAACGTTGGTCGCAACGGCTCCAATGTTTTTAAATGCCATCGGCGGTAAGGGTGCGCACCTTGTCACAGTCAATGATTACCTCGCTCAGCGTGATGCTGGTTGGATGGGTCAGGTTTATTATTTTCTCGGTTTATCAACAGCTGTTATTATGGCGGATCATTCGTATTTGTATGATCCAAAGTTTACCAACGAAGAACACGAAGACGAGAGGTTCCGTCATTTGCGCCCGTGTACCCGGCAAGAGGCGTATGCCGCCGACATAACATATGGTACAAATAACGAATTCGGCTTCGATTATCTGCGTGATAACATGGTGCGCGAGACAGACCAGTTGCGTCAGCGAGAGCTAAACTATGCCATTGTTGACGAAGTTGACTCTATTCTTATAGATGAAGCGCGAACCCCACTTATTATCAGCGCGCCCAGCGTGACGCCAGGTAATGCTTATGCGCAGTTTTCAAAAACAGTTCGGCAGCTCACACCGAAACACTACGAAGTCGACGAAAAGCGTAAGACAGTTGTTTTAAACGATGAAGGTGTTGATAAGATAGAAAAAGTACTCGGCATAGAAAATCTCTATGGCACCGACAACATTCGGACGCTTTACCATCTAGAGCAAGCCTTGCGCGCGCAGACACTTTTTAAGAGAGACAAAGACTATGTGGTAACAAATGACGGAGAAATTGTTATCGTCGATGAGTTCACCGGACGCCTCCTCGCTGGACGGCGGTACAACGAAGGGCTTCACCAAGCAATTGAAGCCAAAGAGGGCGTGGAAGTACAGCAGGAGTCAATGACACTTGCAACCATATCGTTCCAGAACTATTTTCGTTTATATGACAAGCTATCTGGCATGACCGGTACCGCCATGACTGAAAGCGAAGAGTTTCATCAGATTTACAAACTCGATGTCGTGGAGATTCCGTCTAACCGACAAATCGTACGGGATGACCGAAGTGACCGAATTTACCGCAACGAAGCGGCGAAGTTCAAAGCAATTGTGGCACAGGTAAAGGAACTAAACAAAAAAGGGCAGCCTGTACTTATTGGCACGGCATCTATCGAAAAAAATGAGAGACTCGGTGGCCTACTGACCAAGGCTGGTGTGCCCCACCAGGTTTTGAATGCAAAGAATAATGAGCGTGAGGCAAAAATTGTGGCCAAGGCGGGTGAGCAGGGTGCGGTAACGCTCGCCACAAACATCGCAGGGCGAGGTACTGATATTGTCCTAGGTAAGGGTGTCAAGAAGCTTGGCGGCTTGCTTGTGATTGGGAGTGAACGTCATGAATCACGCCGTATAGACAATCAGTTGCGAGGTCGCGCTGGCCGTCAGGGAGATCCAGGTGTGACGCAGTTTTATGTGAGTACCGAAGATGATCTTATGCGTATTTTTGGCGCTGAGCGTATTGGACGCGTACTTGACCGTCTAAAAGTAGATGAAGACGTACCAATCGAAAACCGCATGATTACACGTAGCCTCGAAGCAGCACAGAAGAAAGTAGAAGGATTCCACTTCGACCAGCGTAAAAATGTTGTACAGTACGACGATGTCATGAACCGCCACCGTAAGGCAACCTATGCAATGCGCAAAGAAATTTTGCGAGCAGACGATATTAGTAAACGGATTAAAGCGTACATTGATGAGGAAATGAGCCTACTGGCAGATTCACCGCTTCGAGCCACCGACGAGTTTGAACCGGCGGTGCGCGAGCTACTGCCTTTGGATGACGCTGCACTTGACCGCATTTTCTCAAAAACACAAGATACGGTTAAACCAGTGCTGCTAGAAGAAGCCAAGGAACTATACGAAGGTCGAGAGGCGGCCTTTACTACAGAAGTGATGCGACGAGTAGAGCGCGATGTTTATTTGCAGATTTTGGATAATCTATGGATGCAACATCTTGAGAACATGGATCATTTGCGAGAAGGAATTGGCTGGATGAGTGTTGGCCAGCGAGATCCGCTTGTTGAGTATCGCCGACGCGGCCAAATGATATTTGAGCAAATGCAATTTGCGCTTCGACACGAAGTTGTGCGCGCGATTTTCCATGCCGAGCCAGTTGAAATGAGTGAACTTGAGCAGCCAGTTGAGACCGAATTGACGCTTGCAGCCCGTGGTTCCATCAGCAACGCTGCGGACATTTTGGGCGATACTGAGCAGTTTGACGAGAAGGACTTTACAGGTGAGAAAAAGGTATCCCAGGTTAAATCTACCGCAAAAGATCGTGCAAAAGCTAACAAACGTGAACGCCAAAAAAAGGCAAAAGCTAGAAAGAAAAAATAG